In Humulus lupulus chromosome 6, drHumLupu1.1, whole genome shotgun sequence, a single genomic region encodes these proteins:
- the LOC133782161 gene encoding uncharacterized protein LOC133782161 isoform X2, protein MGNNSEDDDSFTRPLQRSSVFYYGVGHMLNDITASCWFTYLLIFLTDIGLSPRDAAIVMLSGQIADGFATIFTGELIDRFGHFKIWHGAGSVLVAISFSSVFGGCLPCKIFSNTSSALETVSYSTFAAIFNVGWAATQVSHMSMVNCITLNSTSRVVLASCRNAFTMVANLSLYAVAFVVFNVTIAKTHANIENQYRWIAYVSIFIGCCFVVVFQLGTKEPRLKIGVQGSRHERIAWSYWFKRVLYYQVAVVYVLTRLVVNVSQAYLAFFVINDLRMAQSAKALVPAIIYISSFIVSVSLQEVLWTGQRLKAYFSAGGIIWVFCGAVVLILPSSLNGFVYILSIFMGIANALMMVTGVSMQSVLIDTDLNGCAFVCGSLSFLDKMSCGIALFVLQSNQNVMFSYADGDFCVC, encoded by the exons ATGGGTAATAATTCTGAAGATGATGATTCATTCACTAGGCCTCTTCAAAGAAGTTCTGTCTTTTACTATGGTGTGGGGCACATGCTCAATGACATCACTGCTTCCTGTTGGTTTACTTATCTCTTAATCTTTTTGACAGACATTGGACTCTCTCCACG TGATGCAGCTATTGTTATGCTTTCTGGTCAGATTGCTGATGGATTTGCAACCATATTTACTGGTGAACTG ATAGACAGATTTGGACATTTCAAAATATGGCATGGTGCAGGATCTGTCTTGGTTGCTATATCTTTTTCTTCAGTGTTTGGTGGTTGCTTACCTTGCAAAATTTTTTCTAACACTTCATCAGCATTGGAAACTGTTAGTTATAGCACATTTGCAGCTATTTTTAATGTTGGTTGGGCTGCTACCCAAGTTTCGCACAT GTCTATGGTGAATTGCATCACACTGAATTCAACAAGCAGAGTGGTGTTGGCTAGTTGTCGCAATGCTTTTACAATG GTTGCCAACCTCAGCTTGTATGCAGTTGCTTTTGTAGTCTTTAATGTCACAATAGCGAAAACGCATGCTAATATCGAAAATCAG TATCGCTGGATCGCATATGTGTCCATTTTTATTGGGTGCTGCTTCGTGGTTGTATTTCAACTCGGAACTAAAGAGCCAAG ATTAAAGATAGGTGTACAAGGAAGCAGGCATGAAAGAATAGCATGGTCTTACTGGTTCAAGAGAGTTTTATATTATCAAGTTGCTGTTGTTTATGTGCTGACCAGACTGGTAGTCAATGTTTCACAG GCATATCTTGCATTTTTTGTGATTAATGATCTGCGGATGGCCCAATCGGCTAAAGCATTG GTTCCGGCAATCATCTACATTAGTAGCTTCATTGTATCTGTCAGTCTACAG GAAGTTCTATGGACCGGTCAACGTCTGAAGGCCTACTTCTCTGCTGGAGGGATTATTTGGGTATTTTGTGGTGCAGTGGTTCTTATTTTGCCTAGTAGCTTGAATGGTTTCGTATACATTCTATCAATATTTATGGGCATCGCGAATGCTTTGATGATG GTAACCGGTGTAAGCATGCAAAGTGTTCTTATTGATACAGATCTCAATGGCTGTGCATTTGTTTGTGGCTCGTTGAGCTTCTTGGACAAAATGTCATGTGGAATTGCTTTATTTGTTCTTCAGTCAAATCAAA atgttatgttttcttatgctGATGGTGATTTCTGTGTCTGCTGA
- the LOC133782161 gene encoding uncharacterized protein LOC133782161 isoform X1 → MGNNSEDDDSFTRPLQRSSVFYYGVGHMLNDITASCWFTYLLIFLTDIGLSPRDAAIVMLSGQIADGFATIFTGELIDRFGHFKIWHGAGSVLVAISFSSVFGGCLPCKIFSNTSSALETVSYSTFAAIFNVGWAATQVSHMSMVNCITLNSTSRVVLASCRNAFTMVANLSLYAVAFVVFNVTIAKTHANIENQYRWIAYVSIFIGCCFVVVFQLGTKEPRLKIGVQGSRHERIAWSYWFKRVLYYQVAVVYVLTRLVVNVSQAYLAFFVINDLRMAQSAKALVPAIIYISSFIVSVSLQEVLWTGQRLKAYFSAGGIIWVFCGAVVLILPSSLNGFVYILSIFMGIANALMMVTGVSMQSVLIDTDLNGCAFVCGSLSFLDKMSCGIALFVLQSNQNIERDISSPMQATNLSPMYISVTRLGLGLVPAICALVAVAVTYTMKLQHRISKPLVEPLLG, encoded by the exons ATGGGTAATAATTCTGAAGATGATGATTCATTCACTAGGCCTCTTCAAAGAAGTTCTGTCTTTTACTATGGTGTGGGGCACATGCTCAATGACATCACTGCTTCCTGTTGGTTTACTTATCTCTTAATCTTTTTGACAGACATTGGACTCTCTCCACG TGATGCAGCTATTGTTATGCTTTCTGGTCAGATTGCTGATGGATTTGCAACCATATTTACTGGTGAACTG ATAGACAGATTTGGACATTTCAAAATATGGCATGGTGCAGGATCTGTCTTGGTTGCTATATCTTTTTCTTCAGTGTTTGGTGGTTGCTTACCTTGCAAAATTTTTTCTAACACTTCATCAGCATTGGAAACTGTTAGTTATAGCACATTTGCAGCTATTTTTAATGTTGGTTGGGCTGCTACCCAAGTTTCGCACAT GTCTATGGTGAATTGCATCACACTGAATTCAACAAGCAGAGTGGTGTTGGCTAGTTGTCGCAATGCTTTTACAATG GTTGCCAACCTCAGCTTGTATGCAGTTGCTTTTGTAGTCTTTAATGTCACAATAGCGAAAACGCATGCTAATATCGAAAATCAG TATCGCTGGATCGCATATGTGTCCATTTTTATTGGGTGCTGCTTCGTGGTTGTATTTCAACTCGGAACTAAAGAGCCAAG ATTAAAGATAGGTGTACAAGGAAGCAGGCATGAAAGAATAGCATGGTCTTACTGGTTCAAGAGAGTTTTATATTATCAAGTTGCTGTTGTTTATGTGCTGACCAGACTGGTAGTCAATGTTTCACAG GCATATCTTGCATTTTTTGTGATTAATGATCTGCGGATGGCCCAATCGGCTAAAGCATTG GTTCCGGCAATCATCTACATTAGTAGCTTCATTGTATCTGTCAGTCTACAG GAAGTTCTATGGACCGGTCAACGTCTGAAGGCCTACTTCTCTGCTGGAGGGATTATTTGGGTATTTTGTGGTGCAGTGGTTCTTATTTTGCCTAGTAGCTTGAATGGTTTCGTATACATTCTATCAATATTTATGGGCATCGCGAATGCTTTGATGATG GTAACCGGTGTAAGCATGCAAAGTGTTCTTATTGATACAGATCTCAATGGCTGTGCATTTGTTTGTGGCTCGTTGAGCTTCTTGGACAAAATGTCATGTGGAATTGCTTTATTTGTTCTTCAGTCAAATCAAA ACATCGAAAGAGATATCTCTTCACCCATGCAGGCAACCAATTTGAGTCCCATGTATATTTCAGTTACAAGATTAGGCTTGGGTCTTGTTCCGGCCATTTGCGCACTTGTGGCTGTAGCAGTAACATATACCATGAAACTTCAACACCGTATATCAAAACCCTTAGTGGAACCATTATTAGGATGA
- the LOC133785066 gene encoding uncharacterized protein LOC133785066: MATTSNSIPFYAYKEPTITTELTMIENGPRIAESTIQQQECEITEEINETFDFIDYVKLINEEMLEQLENNKNKDQPLYQFTYSENNKSWEWFFTKLRKAYGVREDQCIISDRHESIIKATNKVFPYITPGYCMFHLLSNLKTSYKKHAKEYNVAFFGVATTYTEKKFEYHIKELDNLDKRIRPYLQKIGYHKWSRFYSKNKRYLVMTSNIAESLNLATVVAREVPAITLLKCLRGLIQDWTYTNRKLAKKTMTRLTPVAEQAFTNNFVYSLRLTIRLLNFFVLFFKYFCKSVLLLLCCSNVATVPTQHIIQVKPANEYLFEVFKEDKSWIVNLKERICTCNRFKKDEMPCAHALVVMKEMNIDPYDYCSHYYTTKAWLETYDATVYQIGKQRDWELPDFFKDIIVLPPFERVRVGRPKKRRIIFAWETKKKNKCSKCGQRGHNKKTCRTRPPRS, from the exons ATGGCAACAACATCAAATTCAATTCCATTCTACGCATATAAAGAGCCAACAATAACAACAGAATTGACGATGATTGAGAATGGACCACGAATAGCAGAATCAACAATACAACAACAAGAATGTGAAATCACAGAAGAAATCAATGAAACATTTGACTTCATTGACTATGTAAAGTTAATCAATGAAGAAATGTTGGAACAACTAGAGAACAACAAGAATAAGGACCAGCCGCTCTATCAATTCACTT ATTCTGAAAATAACAAGTCTTGGGAGTGGTTTTTCACAAAATTAAGAAAAGCCTATGGAGTTAGAGAAGACCAGTGTATAATATCAGATCGACATGAAAGCATAATCAAAGCAACAAACAAAGTTTTCCCATATATAACACCTGGCTACTGCATGTTCCACCTATTAAGCAACCTGAAAACATCCTACAAGAAACATGCAAAGGAATACAATGTAGCTTTCTTTGGTGTAGCAACAACGTACACAGAAAAGAAATTCGAATATCATATAAAGGAGCTTGACAACTTGGATAAGCGAATAAGGCCTTATTTGCAGAAAATTGGATATCATAAATGGTCAAGATTCTACTCCAAAAACAAAAGGTACTTAGTAATGACTTCCAATATTGCTGAGTCACTTAACTTAGCCACCGTAGTAGCTAGAGAAGTACCTGCAATAACACTTTTGAAGTGTTTGCGTGGATTAATCCAAGATTGGACATACACTAATAGGAAACTAGCTAAAAAAACAATGACAAGATTGACACCAGTTGCAGAACAAGCATTCACCAACAACTTCGTATACTCTTTGAGACTAACTATAAGATTACTCAattttttcgttttatttttcaaatatttttgcAAGTCAGTATTGTTGCTGTTGTGTTGCTCTAATGTTGCTACCGTACCTACGCAACATATAATACAGGTAAAGCCAGCAAATGAATATCTATTTGAGGTATTCAAAGAAGATAAGTCATGGATTGTAAATCTCAAAGAACGAATTTGCACTTGCAATAGGTTTAAGAAGGATGAAATGCCATGTGCTCATGCTCTTGTTGTGATGAAGGAGATGAACATAGACCCCTACGATTACTGTTCACATTACTACACAACAAAAGCATGGTTAGAAACATACGATGCAACTGTGTATCAAATAGGGAAACAACGAGATTGGGAATTGCCAGACTTTTTCAAAGACATCATAGTGCTTCCTCCATTTGAAAGAGTGAGAGTTGGAAGACCAAAGAAAAGAAGAATTATATTTGCTTGGGAAACTAAAAAGAAGAACAAGTGCAGCAAGTGTGGACAAAGAGGTCATAATAAGAAGACATGTCGAACCCGACCACCAAGAAGTTGA